One genomic segment of Hordeum vulgare subsp. vulgare chromosome 2H, MorexV3_pseudomolecules_assembly, whole genome shotgun sequence includes these proteins:
- the LOC123426865 gene encoding pentatricopeptide repeat-containing protein At5g09450, mitochondrial-like, protein MAAALLRAARASRHLALPRSIASSPSHLSSSSCTASAAESPSPAPAAPAIPADVEDAVVVVAVDDDLRSHIFRLRLAKRSATEALEKWAGEGRAAPAPELRRIARDLSRARRYKHALEVAEWMKTHHESDLSENDYGVRIDLITKVFGANAAEDFFEKLPPAAKSLEAYTALLHSYARSKMIDKAERLFQRMKDADLPIDVLVYNEMMTLYISVGELDKVPILAEELKRQNVSPDLFTYNLRISASVASMDLEAFKGILDEMSKDPNSNEGWMLYRNLASIYVDASQLVSSGNSLVEAEAKISQREWITYDLLVILHAGLGNLDRVKDIWKSMQMTAQRMTSRNYVCVLSAYLMCGQLKDAAEVVDQWQRSKVPEFDVSACNRLFDTLLAAGFTDTADSFRELMLQKSCILSSRASARS, encoded by the exons ATGGCGGCGGCTCTTCTCCGAGCCGCTCGCGCCTCGCGGCACCTTGCGCTCCCCCGTTCTATCGCCTCTAGCCCTAGCCAcctatcctcctcctcctgcaccgCCTCTGCGGCGGAGTCGCCGTCCCCTGCCCCCGCTGCGCCGGCCATCCCGGCGGACGTTGAGGACGCGGTCGTCGTCGTAGCCGTGGACGACGACCTGAGGAGCCACATCTTCCGGCTGCGGCTGGCGAAGCGGAGCGCGACGGAGGCGCTCGAGAAGTGGGCCGGCGAGGGCCGCGCCGCCCCCGCGCCGGAGCTCCGCCGCATCGCCCGCGACCTCAGCCGCGCCCGCCGCTACAAGCACGCGCTCGAG GTGGCAGAGTGGATGAAGACACATCATGAGTCTGATTTATCTGAGAACGACTATGGAGTGCGCATTGACTTGATTACAAAAGTTTTTGGCGCTAATGCAGCCGAAGATTTTTTTGAGAAGCTTCCACCTGCAGCCAAATCACTGGAAGCATATACTGCACTCCTCCATTCATATGCTCGATCAAAGATGATAGACAAAGCCGAGAGGCTGTTTCAGAGAATGAAGGATGCAGACCTACCTATTGATGTCCTGGTCTACAACGAAATGATGACCCTGTATATTTCTGTCGGAGAGCTTGATAAGGTTCCAATTCTTGCTGAGGAATTGAAGAGGCAAAacgtttctccagacctattcacatACAACCTTCGGATCAGCGCATCGGTTGCATCCATGGATCTCGAGGCGTTCAAAGGAATCCTCGACGAGATGTCAAAAGATCCAAACTCCAACGAAGGATGGATGCTGTACCGAAACCTTGCCAGCATCTACGTCGATGCCAGCCAGCTTGTTAGCTCGGGGAATTCGCTGGTGGAAGCCGAGGCGAAGATTAGCCAGAGGGAGTGGATAACCTACGACCTCCTCGTCATCTTGCACGCCGGTCTCGGCAACCTGGACAGGGTGAAGGACATATGGAAATCGATGCAGATGACCGCCCAGAGGATGACTAGTCGGAACTACGTCTGCGTGCTCTCTGCCTATCTGATGTGCGGGCAACTGAAGGATGCCGCGGAGGTCGTCGACCAGTGGCAGCGATCGAAAGTCCCGGAGTTCGACGTCTCCGCCTGCAACAGGCTGTTCGATACTCTTCTGGCCGCCGGTTTCACCGACACGGCGGATAGCTTTAGAGAGCTGATGTTGCAGAAGAGCTGTATACTGTCGAGCAGAGCAAGCGCGCGCTCCTGA